From Caretta caretta isolate rCarCar2 chromosome 9, rCarCar1.hap1, whole genome shotgun sequence, one genomic window encodes:
- the LOC142073282 gene encoding uncharacterized protein LOC142073282, with the protein MQSSSAQVTMMESQNRKRAPAWTEREVRDLIAVWGEESVLSELRSSFRNAKTFVKISQGMKDRGHNRDPKQCRVKLKELRQAYQKTREANSRSGSEPQTCRFYDELHAILGGSATTTPAVLFDSFNGDGGNTEAGFGDEEDDDEEEVVDSSQQASGETGFPDSQELFLTLDLELVPPEPTQGCLLDPAGGEGTSAACVSMITGSSPSQRLVKLRKKKKRTRDEMFSELMLSSHTDRAQTNAWRQIMSECRKAQNDREERWRAEESKWRAEDRAEAQMWRQRDERRQDSMLRLLQVQTSMLQCMVELQQRQLEHRLPLQPLCKQPPSSPSSIASTPRRPRTRWGGLRPTSHSTTEDCPKKRRLSFNKF; encoded by the exons atgcagagctcatcagcacaggtgaccatgatggagtcccagaatcgcaaaagagctccagcatggaccgaacgggaggtacgggatctgatcgctgtttggggagaggaatccgtgctatcagaactccgttccagttttcgaaatgccaaaacctttgtgaaaatctcccagggcatgaaggacagaggccataacagggacccgaagcagtgccgcgtgaaactgaaggagctgaggcaagcctaccagaaaaccagagaggcgaacagccgctctgggtcagagccccaaacatgccgcttctatgatgagctgcatgccattttagggggttcagccaccactaccccagccgtgttgtttgactccttcaatggagatggaggtaatacagaagcaggttttggggacgaagaagatgatgatgaggaggaggttgtagatagctcacagcaagcaagcggagaaaccggttttcccgacagccaggaactgtttctcaccctagacctggagctagtaccccccgaacccacccaaggctgcctcctggacccagcaggcggagaagggacctctg ctgcatgtgtttcaatgatcacaggatcttctccttcccagaggctagtgaagcttagaaagaaaaaaaaacgcactcgcgatgaaatgttctccgagctcatgctgtcctcccacactgacagagcacagacgaatgcgtggaggcaaataatgtcagagtgcaggaaagcacaaaatgaccgggaggagaggtggcgggctgaagagagtaagtggcgggctgaagacagggctgaagctcaaatgtggcggcagcgtgatgagaggaggcaggattcaatgctgaggctgctgcaggtccaaaccagtatgctccagtgtatggttgagctgcagcaaaggcagctggagcacagactgccactgcagcccctctgtaaacaaccgccctcctccccaagttccatagcctccacacccagacgcccaagaacgcggtgggggggcctccggccaaccagccactccaccacagaggattgcccaaaaaaaagaaggctgtcattcaataaattttaa